One Oceanicoccus sagamiensis genomic region harbors:
- a CDS encoding MFS transporter, giving the protein MNKNLLGIYLVTSLSMAGVFTIAPALPLIAGALAIDKANIGYIITAFTMGTVLVAPFMGLIADKFGRKKLLIPSLYIFGIAGFACGLTNSLEWLIFWRFIQGVGSSALGTLSTTMITDIFEGPKRVRYFGYNMTVNSIGMVLFPLLGGLLVASSWRYPFFLSAVAIPIAIYNQLFLNYSEKLTDLDTRQYLKNLLRSLTDRRVMLAAYLNFTSFIMMGGAFLTFYALYLTQTFSPVIDSFGLSFQREIIIGFAMSLFSAMVGVVAFRLGAIHAKFGFHRVLAFAYFTYAGAFYLFQSTDQLGWVLLACAWLGLGHGLAVPSIMALHTRLAPEGMTASYLTLNSFVFRVGQTLGPMLMALVYSYYDLKAVFILAAVIAIPAAWVALKTDWRKDA; this is encoded by the coding sequence TTGAATAAAAATTTGCTGGGTATTTATTTGGTCACCTCCCTGTCTATGGCGGGGGTGTTTACCATTGCGCCCGCCTTGCCGTTGATTGCTGGAGCGCTGGCGATTGATAAGGCTAATATTGGTTATATTATTACCGCTTTTACTATGGGGACGGTATTGGTTGCGCCGTTTATGGGGCTGATCGCTGATAAGTTTGGCCGCAAAAAATTGTTAATCCCCTCATTGTATATTTTTGGTATTGCTGGTTTTGCTTGCGGTTTAACTAACTCGTTAGAGTGGTTGATCTTTTGGCGTTTTATTCAAGGTGTAGGTTCTTCGGCTTTAGGTACATTAAGTACCACCATGATTACCGATATCTTTGAGGGCCCAAAGCGTGTTCGTTACTTTGGTTATAATATGACTGTTAATAGTATCGGTATGGTGTTGTTTCCGCTATTAGGTGGGCTGTTGGTGGCCAGTTCCTGGCGCTACCCATTTTTTCTGAGTGCCGTCGCCATTCCTATCGCTATCTATAATCAGTTGTTTTTAAACTATAGCGAAAAGCTTACCGACCTGGATACGCGTCAGTATTTAAAAAACTTGCTGCGCTCCTTGACCGACCGCCGGGTGATGTTGGCGGCGTATTTAAACTTCACTTCATTTATTATGATGGGCGGTGCATTTCTTACCTTTTATGCCTTGTACTTAACACAGACCTTTTCCCCGGTTATCGACAGTTTTGGTTTGAGTTTTCAGCGCGAAATTATTATTGGTTTTGCCATGTCTTTGTTCTCAGCCATGGTCGGGGTGGTGGCGTTTAGATTGGGTGCTATCCATGCAAAATTTGGTTTTCATCGTGTGTTGGCTTTTGCGTACTTCACTTATGCGGGGGCTTTCTATCTCTTTCAATCTACCGATCAATTAGGGTGGGTGTTATTGGCCTGTGCCTGGCTGGGTTTGGGGCATGGTTTGGCAGTACCGTCCATTATGGCTTTGCATACCCGTTTGGCCCCTGAGGGAATGACCGCGTCGTATCTGACCTTAAATAGTTTTGTGTTTCGCGTTGGGCAAACGCTGGGTCCCATGTTAATGGCGCTGGTGTATAGTTACTATGATTTAAAGGCCGTTTTTATACTGGCAGCGGTCATTGCTATTCCCGCTGCGTGGGTGGCACTGAAGACGGATTGGCGAAAAGACGCGTAG
- a CDS encoding FAD-dependent oxidoreductase has product MSINQPIVIAGTGPAGSLLALYLAQHDIPVIMLEKEAAIPIDLRASTFHPPSLEMLDELGVTEKLVAKGLVVTKYQYRDRQTNEVAEFDMAIVADETPFPFRLQLEQYEMTLIVNEMLKDYPHVDVRFCNKVIDSRQNGDSVEVDVETPSGVDTLVTPFLLGCDGASSNVRKSAGIGYGGFTYDEKFLVVSTDFPFEEVFDNLAYVNYVADPDEWCVILRTEKKWRVLWPTESSISDETYLSDEYIQERLNHLHSKEGDYDIGHRTLYNVHQRVSETYFNDRIVLAGDSCHINNPLGGMGMNGGLHDAHNLAVKLVEIINGGADYIEKFKHYDRQRRELAVKFVQEHTITNKKLMESTETDVQAARQKMLMETAADPVKAKAFVMERAMIDCVRDSLAVK; this is encoded by the coding sequence ATGAGCATTAATCAACCGATTGTAATTGCGGGCACAGGCCCTGCTGGGTCTTTATTGGCCCTTTATTTGGCGCAGCACGATATCCCTGTGATCATGCTGGAAAAAGAAGCTGCCATCCCCATCGATCTGCGGGCCTCTACCTTTCACCCACCCTCGCTGGAAATGCTGGATGAGCTGGGCGTGACTGAAAAGTTGGTAGCCAAAGGTCTTGTGGTCACCAAGTATCAATACCGTGATCGTCAAACCAATGAAGTGGCTGAGTTCGATATGGCCATTGTTGCCGACGAAACCCCTTTTCCCTTCCGGCTTCAGCTTGAGCAGTATGAAATGACGCTGATCGTCAATGAGATGTTGAAAGATTACCCTCATGTTGACGTGCGCTTCTGCAATAAGGTGATCGATAGCCGTCAAAACGGCGATAGTGTAGAAGTTGATGTAGAAACGCCCAGCGGTGTCGACACTTTAGTCACGCCTTTCTTATTAGGCTGTGATGGCGCTTCCAGTAATGTACGTAAATCCGCTGGTATTGGTTATGGCGGTTTTACTTACGATGAGAAGTTTCTGGTAGTTAGCACGGATTTTCCGTTTGAAGAGGTGTTCGATAACCTGGCCTATGTTAACTATGTTGCCGACCCTGATGAGTGGTGTGTGATTTTACGTACCGAGAAAAAGTGGCGTGTACTCTGGCCAACCGAGTCCTCTATTTCTGATGAAACCTATTTGTCTGATGAGTATATTCAGGAGCGGTTAAATCATCTGCATAGCAAAGAAGGGGATTACGATATTGGCCACCGCACGCTATACAATGTGCACCAGCGCGTATCAGAAACCTATTTTAACGACCGTATTGTCTTGGCCGGCGACTCTTGCCATATTAACAACCCGCTGGGTGGTATGGGTATGAACGGCGGTTTGCATGATGCTCATAACCTGGCAGTCAAACTGGTTGAGATTATCAATGGCGGTGCGGACTATATTGAGAAGTTCAAGCATTACGATCGGCAGCGCCGTGAGTTGGCGGTTAAGTTTGTTCAGGAACATACCATTACTAATAAAAAGCTTATGGAATCGACTGAAACCGATGTGCAGGCCGCAAGGCAAAAAATGCTAATGGAAACGGCCGCTGATCCTGTTAAGGCCAAAGCCTTTGTGATGGAAAGAGCGATGATTGACTGCGTCAGAGATAGTTTGGCGGTTAAGTAA